A single window of Actinoallomurus bryophytorum DNA harbors:
- a CDS encoding acetate--CoA ligase family protein, with amino-acid sequence MGYDRDEVRAVLDAVHADGRTALTALEGKRLCDAYGITVPAEALATSADEAVSRAVDMGLPVVLKIVSPDILHKTEAGGVLVGVDSPHDVKAGYERIVTAAKAYDPKAEILGVQVQRMVPAGQEVIIGATTDPTFGKVIAFGLGGILVEVLKDVTFRLAPTTADEATSMLDDIAAAEVLRGARGTEPISRDALSGMIQRVSDLVGDFPEISEMDLNPVFATPDGAVAADVRILLADGTPHEVPKYSPEEILAVMNRLMKPRAVAVIGASNEQGKIGNSVMRNLIDGGYAGEIHPVNPKADEICGRKAYRSIADVPGEVDVAVFTIPAKFVPAALEEVGEKGVPAAVLIPSGFAETGNEELQEQVVEIARRRGVRLLGPNIYGYYYTPEDLCATFCTPYDVKGGVALSSQSGGIGMAILGFSRTSKMGVSAIVGLGNKADLDEDDLLTFFGQDDNTNCIAMHLEDLKDGRAFVAAAREVSRKKPIIVLKAGRTALGARAASSHTGALAGDDKVYDDILRQAGVIRAPGLNDMLEYAHALPTMPTPKGENVVIITGAGGSGVLLSDACVDNGLSLMTVPPDLDEAFRRFIPPFGASGNPIDITGGEPPSTYEATVRLGLEDPRIHALILGYWHTIVTPPMVFAELIARVVEQARAQGIDKPVVASLAGDTEVEQASEYLFDHGIPAYPYTTEKPVAVLGAKYRWARSAGLLPG; translated from the coding sequence ATGGGATACGACCGCGATGAGGTACGCGCCGTGCTCGACGCGGTGCACGCGGATGGGCGCACCGCGCTGACGGCCCTGGAGGGCAAGCGGCTGTGCGACGCCTACGGGATCACCGTGCCGGCCGAGGCCCTGGCCACCTCGGCGGACGAGGCGGTCTCCCGCGCCGTGGACATGGGGCTGCCCGTCGTCCTCAAGATCGTCTCACCGGACATCCTGCACAAGACCGAGGCCGGCGGCGTACTCGTCGGCGTGGACTCCCCCCACGACGTCAAGGCCGGTTACGAGCGGATCGTCACGGCCGCCAAGGCGTACGACCCGAAGGCGGAGATCCTCGGCGTGCAGGTCCAGCGGATGGTGCCGGCCGGGCAGGAGGTGATCATCGGCGCGACGACCGACCCGACGTTCGGCAAGGTCATCGCGTTCGGTCTCGGCGGCATCCTCGTCGAGGTGCTGAAGGACGTCACCTTCCGGCTGGCGCCCACGACCGCGGACGAGGCGACCTCGATGCTGGACGACATCGCCGCGGCCGAGGTGCTACGCGGCGCGCGCGGCACCGAGCCGATCAGCCGCGACGCGCTCAGCGGCATGATCCAGCGGGTCTCCGACCTCGTCGGCGACTTCCCCGAGATCTCCGAGATGGACCTGAACCCGGTGTTCGCCACGCCGGACGGCGCGGTCGCGGCCGACGTACGGATCCTGCTCGCCGACGGCACGCCGCACGAAGTGCCGAAGTACAGCCCTGAGGAGATCCTCGCGGTCATGAACCGGCTGATGAAGCCGCGTGCCGTGGCCGTGATCGGCGCCTCCAACGAGCAGGGCAAGATCGGCAACTCGGTGATGCGCAACCTCATCGACGGCGGATACGCCGGTGAGATCCATCCGGTGAACCCGAAGGCCGATGAGATCTGCGGCCGCAAGGCGTACCGCAGCATCGCGGACGTGCCGGGCGAGGTCGACGTCGCGGTGTTCACCATCCCGGCCAAGTTCGTGCCCGCCGCCCTGGAGGAGGTCGGCGAGAAAGGGGTGCCGGCGGCGGTCCTGATCCCCTCGGGCTTCGCCGAGACCGGCAACGAGGAGCTCCAGGAGCAGGTGGTCGAGATCGCCCGCAGGCGCGGCGTCCGGCTCCTCGGCCCCAACATCTACGGCTACTACTACACGCCGGAGGATCTCTGCGCGACGTTCTGCACGCCGTACGACGTGAAGGGCGGCGTCGCTCTCTCCTCCCAGAGCGGCGGGATCGGCATGGCCATCCTCGGCTTCAGCCGGACGTCGAAGATGGGCGTGTCGGCGATCGTCGGCCTGGGCAACAAGGCCGACCTGGACGAGGACGACCTGCTGACCTTCTTCGGGCAGGACGACAACACCAACTGCATCGCGATGCACCTGGAGGACCTCAAGGACGGGCGCGCGTTCGTCGCGGCGGCCCGCGAGGTGTCCCGCAAGAAGCCGATCATCGTGCTCAAGGCCGGCCGTACGGCGCTGGGCGCCCGCGCGGCGAGCTCGCACACCGGTGCCCTCGCCGGTGACGACAAGGTCTACGACGACATCCTCCGCCAGGCCGGTGTGATCCGGGCACCGGGCCTGAACGACATGCTGGAGTACGCCCACGCCCTGCCCACGATGCCCACGCCGAAGGGCGAGAACGTCGTGATCATCACCGGCGCGGGCGGCTCGGGCGTGCTCCTGTCCGACGCCTGTGTCGACAACGGCCTGTCGCTGATGACCGTCCCACCGGACCTGGACGAGGCGTTCCGGAGGTTCATCCCGCCCTTCGGCGCCTCGGGCAACCCCATCGACATCACCGGAGGCGAGCCGCCCTCGACGTACGAGGCGACGGTGCGGCTGGGGCTGGAGGACCCGCGGATCCACGCGCTGATCCTGGGCTACTGGCACACGATCGTGACCCCGCCGATGGTCTTCGCCGAGCTCATCGCCCGCGTCGTCGAACAGGCCCGCGCCCAGGGCATCGACAAGCCGGTGGTGGCCTCGCTCGCCGGTGACACCGAGGTCGAGCAGGCCAGCGAGTACCTCTTCGACCACGGAATCCCCGCCTACCCCTACACCACGGAGAAGCCGGTCGCGGTGCTCGGCGCCAAGTATCGCTGGGCGCGCTCCGCAGGCCTGCTGCCCGGCTGA
- the frc gene encoding formyl-CoA transferase, whose translation MGKALDGVKILDMTHVQSGPSCTQILAWLGADVLKLEAPSGDITRRQLRDVPDADSLYFTMLNSNKKSITLNLKEERGKEIFVDLVKRSDVLVENFGPGTIERLGFTWEKLNALNPKLIFASIKGFGEGPYTNFKAYEVVAQAMGGSMATTGFEDGPPTATGAQIGDSGTGIHTVAAILAALYQRTETGRGQRVAVAMQHSVLNLCRVKLRDQQRLATGPLTEYPNEDFGDDVPRSGNASGGGQPGWAVKCAPGGPNDYVYVIIQPQGWAPITRLMGLPELAEDPEWSTPEARLNKLAKVFQLVEEWTSQHGKWEVLAKLNAENVPCGPILSTGELIEDESLVSNEMIVTVDHPVRGPFKTVGCPLKLSDSPVDVERSPLLGEHNDEIYRQVLGLPEDELVSLKANGVI comes from the coding sequence ATGGGAAAGGCACTAGACGGCGTCAAGATCCTCGACATGACGCATGTGCAGTCCGGCCCGTCATGCACCCAGATTCTCGCATGGCTCGGTGCCGACGTGCTCAAGCTCGAAGCGCCGAGCGGTGACATTACCCGGCGCCAGCTCCGCGACGTTCCCGACGCCGACAGTCTCTATTTCACGATGCTGAATTCGAACAAGAAGAGCATCACGCTCAACCTGAAAGAGGAGCGCGGCAAAGAGATATTCGTCGATCTCGTCAAGCGTTCCGACGTGCTCGTGGAGAACTTCGGGCCCGGCACGATCGAACGGCTCGGATTCACCTGGGAGAAGCTGAACGCGCTCAACCCGAAACTGATCTTCGCCTCGATCAAGGGCTTCGGCGAGGGCCCGTACACCAACTTCAAGGCCTACGAGGTCGTCGCGCAGGCGATGGGCGGGTCGATGGCCACGACCGGCTTCGAGGACGGGCCGCCGACCGCGACCGGCGCCCAGATCGGCGACTCGGGCACCGGCATCCACACGGTCGCGGCGATCCTCGCCGCCCTCTACCAGCGCACGGAGACGGGCCGCGGCCAGCGGGTCGCCGTCGCGATGCAGCACTCAGTGCTCAACCTGTGCCGGGTCAAGCTGCGCGACCAGCAGCGGCTGGCCACCGGGCCGCTCACGGAGTACCCGAACGAGGACTTCGGGGACGACGTCCCCCGCTCCGGCAACGCCTCGGGCGGCGGACAGCCGGGGTGGGCGGTCAAGTGCGCCCCCGGCGGGCCCAACGACTACGTCTACGTGATCATCCAGCCGCAGGGCTGGGCGCCGATCACCCGGCTCATGGGCCTGCCCGAACTCGCCGAGGACCCCGAGTGGAGCACTCCGGAGGCCCGGCTGAACAAGCTGGCCAAGGTCTTCCAGCTCGTCGAGGAATGGACCTCCCAGCACGGCAAGTGGGAGGTGCTGGCCAAGCTCAACGCCGAGAACGTCCCCTGCGGCCCGATCCTGTCGACCGGTGAGCTCATCGAGGACGAGAGCCTCGTGAGCAACGAAATGATCGTCACGGTCGACCACCCCGTTCGCGGCCCCTTCAAGACCGTCGGGTGCCCGCTCAAGCTGTCGGACTCCCCCGTCGACGTCGAGCGGTCCCCGCTCCTCGGCGAGCACAACGACGAGATCTACCGGCAGGTGCTCGGCCTGCCGGAGGACGAACTCGTCTCCCTCAAGGCGAATGGAGTGATCTGA
- a CDS encoding thiamine pyrophosphate-binding protein, producing MATSPEPEPQATDLISGGHLVAKALKAEGVDVIYTLCGGHIIDIYDGCVDEGIKVIDVRHEQVAAHAADGHARITGKAGCAVVTAGPGTTDAVTGVANALRAESPMLLIGGQGALSQHKMGSLQDLPHVDMMAPITKFAATVPHTERVADIVSMAFRECYNGAPGPSFLEIPRDVLDAKVPREKARVPEPGRYRASTRQQGDPAAIERLADLLVNADKPCILLGSQTWTTRATSAAAELVRALNVPAYMNGAGRGTLPPGDPHHYQLSRRYAFNNADVIVIVGTPFDFRMGYGRRLSPDATVVQIDLDYRTVGKNRDVDLGIVGDAGLILSAVTQAASGRGDNGAAGRKAWLEELRSEETRAYEKRLPLQHSDASPIHPYRLVHEINEFLTEDSIYVGDGGDIVTFSGQVVQPKSPGHWMDPGPLGTLGVGIPFVMAAKQARPDKEVVALFGDGAFSLTGWDFETLVRFDLPFVGIVGNNSSMNQIRYGQAAKYGKDRERVGNTLGDVPYSEFAKMLGGHGEEVREPGDIRPALERARESGRPSLINVWIDTDVYAPGTMNQTMYK from the coding sequence ATGGCCACGTCACCCGAGCCGGAACCCCAAGCCACGGACCTCATCTCAGGTGGGCATCTCGTCGCCAAGGCCCTCAAGGCGGAGGGCGTCGACGTGATCTACACGCTTTGCGGCGGCCACATCATCGATATCTACGACGGCTGCGTCGACGAGGGCATCAAGGTCATCGACGTACGCCATGAGCAGGTCGCCGCGCACGCCGCCGACGGCCATGCCCGCATCACCGGAAAGGCCGGCTGCGCCGTCGTCACGGCGGGGCCCGGGACGACTGACGCCGTCACCGGGGTCGCGAACGCGCTGCGTGCGGAGAGCCCGATGCTGCTCATCGGCGGCCAGGGCGCGCTGAGCCAGCACAAGATGGGCTCACTACAGGACCTGCCGCACGTCGACATGATGGCGCCGATCACCAAGTTCGCCGCCACCGTCCCGCACACCGAGCGCGTCGCGGACATCGTCTCGATGGCCTTCCGCGAGTGCTACAACGGCGCGCCCGGCCCGTCGTTCCTCGAGATCCCCCGCGACGTGCTCGACGCCAAGGTGCCGCGGGAGAAGGCGCGAGTACCGGAGCCCGGACGGTACCGCGCCTCGACGCGTCAGCAGGGCGATCCCGCGGCCATCGAGCGCCTGGCCGACCTGCTGGTGAACGCCGACAAGCCGTGCATCCTGCTCGGCAGCCAGACCTGGACCACCCGGGCGACCTCGGCCGCGGCCGAGCTGGTGCGCGCGCTCAACGTGCCCGCGTACATGAACGGCGCCGGCCGCGGCACCCTGCCGCCGGGCGATCCGCACCACTACCAGCTCTCACGGCGTTACGCGTTCAACAACGCCGACGTCATCGTCATCGTCGGCACGCCGTTCGACTTCCGTATGGGCTATGGGCGCCGCCTCTCCCCCGACGCCACGGTGGTCCAGATCGACCTGGACTACCGCACGGTCGGTAAGAACAGGGACGTCGACCTGGGCATCGTCGGCGACGCGGGCCTCATCCTGTCCGCCGTCACCCAGGCCGCCTCCGGGCGTGGCGACAACGGCGCCGCCGGGCGTAAGGCATGGCTGGAGGAGCTCCGGTCCGAGGAGACACGGGCCTACGAGAAGCGGCTGCCGCTGCAGCACTCCGACGCCTCGCCGATCCACCCGTACCGGCTCGTGCACGAGATCAACGAGTTCCTCACCGAGGACTCGATCTACGTCGGCGACGGCGGCGACATCGTCACCTTCTCCGGGCAGGTCGTGCAGCCCAAGTCCCCCGGCCACTGGATGGACCCCGGCCCGCTCGGCACTCTCGGTGTCGGCATCCCGTTCGTGATGGCCGCCAAGCAGGCCCGGCCGGACAAGGAGGTCGTCGCCCTGTTCGGCGACGGCGCGTTCAGCCTCACCGGCTGGGACTTCGAGACGCTGGTCCGCTTCGACCTGCCGTTCGTCGGGATCGTCGGCAACAACTCCTCGATGAACCAGATCCGCTACGGGCAGGCGGCCAAGTACGGCAAGGACCGCGAGCGGGTCGGCAACACACTCGGCGACGTCCCCTACAGCGAGTTCGCCAAGATGCTCGGCGGCCACGGCGAGGAGGTCCGTGAGCCGGGCGACATCCGGCCCGCCCTGGAGCGCGCGCGTGAGTCGGGCAGACCGTCGCTCATCAACGTGTGGATCGACACCGACGTGTACGCGCCCGGAACCATGAACCAGACCATGTACAAGTGA
- the sucC gene encoding ADP-forming succinate--CoA ligase subunit beta — translation MDLFEHQAKELFAEHGVPVPAGKIATTPEEARAIATGFAAAGTSRVVVKAQVKAGGRGKAGGVKVADSPEETEERARQILGMDIKGHTVHKVLVEEASAIAQEYYFSFLLDRANRTFLAICSAEGGMEIEEVAAANPDAVAQVPVSALTGVNRDKARGIVTAAGLPEAAKEGAARLVERLWAVFVSEDATLVEVNPLILTARGQVKALDGKVTLDGNAGFRRPGHAALEDEASADPLEARAREKNLNYVKLDGSVGVIGNGAGLVMSTLDVVAYAGEEFGGQKPANFLDIGGGASAEVMANGMEIVLGDPAVKSVFINVFGGITSGDAVANGIVQAVKLLGERGETVDRPIVVRLDGNNAEEGRRILDEAAIPVIEQVETMDEAARRAAELASAGV, via the coding sequence GTGGATCTGTTCGAACATCAGGCGAAGGAGCTCTTCGCGGAGCACGGTGTCCCGGTCCCGGCCGGGAAGATCGCCACGACACCGGAGGAGGCCCGTGCGATCGCCACGGGATTCGCCGCCGCCGGTACGTCACGCGTGGTGGTCAAGGCACAGGTGAAGGCCGGTGGCCGCGGGAAGGCCGGCGGCGTGAAGGTGGCCGACTCACCGGAGGAGACCGAGGAGAGGGCGCGCCAGATCCTCGGCATGGACATCAAGGGCCACACGGTCCACAAGGTTCTGGTCGAGGAGGCCAGTGCCATCGCGCAGGAGTACTACTTCTCCTTCCTGCTCGACCGCGCCAACCGGACCTTCCTGGCCATCTGCTCGGCCGAGGGCGGCATGGAGATCGAGGAGGTCGCGGCCGCGAACCCGGACGCGGTGGCCCAGGTGCCGGTCTCGGCCCTGACCGGCGTGAACCGCGACAAGGCGCGCGGCATCGTCACCGCCGCAGGGCTCCCCGAGGCCGCGAAGGAGGGCGCGGCCCGGCTGGTCGAACGCCTGTGGGCCGTCTTCGTGAGCGAGGACGCCACGCTCGTGGAGGTCAACCCGCTGATCCTTACCGCCCGTGGCCAGGTGAAGGCGCTGGACGGCAAGGTGACGCTGGACGGCAACGCCGGTTTCCGCCGCCCCGGCCACGCGGCCCTCGAAGACGAGGCGTCGGCCGATCCGCTGGAGGCCAGGGCGAGGGAGAAGAACCTCAACTACGTCAAGCTGGACGGTTCGGTCGGGGTCATCGGTAACGGTGCCGGTCTGGTCATGTCGACGCTGGACGTCGTCGCGTACGCGGGTGAGGAGTTCGGTGGGCAGAAGCCGGCGAACTTCCTGGACATCGGTGGTGGCGCTTCGGCCGAGGTGATGGCCAACGGTATGGAGATCGTGCTGGGTGACCCTGCGGTCAAGAGCGTGTTCATCAATGTGTTCGGTGGCATCACGTCCGGTGACGCGGTGGCGAACGGGATCGTGCAGGCGGTCAAGTTGCTGGGTGAGCGTGGCGAGACCGTGGACCGGCCGATCGTGGTGCGCCTGGACGGTAACAACGCGGAGGAGGGCCGGCGGATCCTCGACGAGGCGGCGATTCCGGTCATCGAGCAGGTCGAGACGATGGACGAGGCGGCGCGTCGCGCCGCCGAGCTTGCTTCGGCGGGGGTGTGA
- the sucD gene encoding succinate--CoA ligase subunit alpha yields the protein MAVWLTENSKVIVQGMTGSEGSKHTARMLRAGTNVVGGVNARKAGQRVSFEGHDLPVFGTVKEAMSATGADVSVVFVPPRFSKDAVIEAIDAELPLCIVITEGIPVHDSVYFWGQAVAKGNRTRIIGPNCPGIVSPGRSNAGIIPADITTPGRIGLVSKSGTLTYQMMYELRDIGFSTCIGIGGDPVIGTTHIDALEAFQADPETDAIVMIGEIGGDAEERAAAYVEQHVTKPVVGYVAGFTAPEGKTMGHAGAIVSGSSGTAEAKKEALEKVGVRVGKTPSETARLMRECLAAATNA from the coding sequence ATGGCGGTCTGGCTGACGGAGAACAGCAAGGTCATCGTTCAGGGGATGACCGGTTCTGAGGGGTCGAAGCACACCGCGCGGATGTTGCGTGCCGGTACGAACGTGGTCGGTGGCGTCAACGCGCGCAAGGCCGGGCAGCGCGTGTCCTTCGAGGGACACGACCTGCCGGTCTTCGGCACGGTGAAAGAGGCGATGTCCGCGACCGGCGCCGATGTGTCGGTGGTCTTCGTCCCGCCGAGGTTCAGCAAGGACGCGGTGATCGAGGCGATCGACGCGGAGCTTCCGCTGTGCATCGTGATCACCGAGGGAATCCCGGTCCACGACAGCGTCTACTTCTGGGGCCAGGCGGTGGCGAAGGGCAACAGGACCCGGATCATCGGCCCGAACTGCCCGGGCATCGTCTCGCCGGGCAGGTCCAATGCGGGGATCATTCCGGCGGACATCACGACGCCGGGGCGGATCGGGCTGGTGTCGAAGTCCGGGACGCTGACGTATCAGATGATGTACGAGCTGCGGGACATCGGGTTCTCGACCTGTATCGGTATCGGTGGTGACCCGGTGATCGGGACCACGCACATCGATGCTCTGGAGGCTTTTCAGGCCGACCCGGAGACCGACGCGATCGTGATGATCGGTGAGATCGGCGGGGACGCCGAGGAGCGTGCGGCGGCCTACGTCGAGCAGCACGTGACCAAGCCGGTCGTGGGTTATGTCGCCGGTTTCACCGCGCCCGAGGGCAAGACGATGGGTCATGCGGGTGCGATCGTGTCGGGTTCGTCCGGCACGGCCGAGGCGAAGAAGGAAGCGCTGGAGAAGGTCGGCGTCCGCGTCGGCAAGACCCCGTCCGAGACCGCACGCCTCATGCGCGAGTGCCTCGCCGCCGCGACGAACGCGTGA
- a CDS encoding carbonic anhydrase, with product MAPNTDLLVARASLRRPLVPRLKSPRTGVAILSCMDARLNVFAIFGLAEGDAHVIRNAGGCVTDDVIRSLAVSQSLGGTREIVLLHHEDCAAVSDPGDDLRRCLARLRRTTLLPHTDAIRGFVYEAGGSLRESRPQE from the coding sequence ATGGCGCCCAACACCGATCTGCTCGTCGCACGCGCGTCGCTCCGGCGGCCACTCGTCCCTCGCCTGAAGTCTCCGCGCACCGGCGTGGCGATTCTCAGCTGCATGGACGCCCGGCTGAACGTCTTCGCCATCTTCGGCCTGGCCGAGGGTGACGCCCACGTGATCCGCAATGCCGGCGGCTGCGTCACCGACGACGTCATCCGCTCCCTCGCCGTCAGCCAGAGCCTCGGCGGCACCCGGGAGATCGTGCTCCTCCACCACGAGGACTGCGCCGCCGTCTCCGACCCCGGCGACGACCTGCGCCGGTGCCTCGCCCGCTTGAGGAGGACCACGCTGCTCCCGCACACGGACGCGATCCGCGGCTTCGTCTACGAGGCCGGCGGTTCGCTTCGCGAGTCACGTCCCCAGGAGTGA
- a CDS encoding hydroxypyruvate isomerase family protein has protein sequence MRYDVNLSILFTELPLLERPAAARAAGFEAVELWWPFPVPVPGDREIDALLSALDDAGVRLVGLNFDAGDMAAGDRGLVSRPYDSARFRANIDVTVGIAEATGCRVLNALYGKRVHGLDPHAQDDLAITNLGLAAEAARRCDATVVVEALNSHENAGYPLTSSHAALSVIDRVRDQAGTGNVAFLADLYHLARMGEDPLTVIGRHAPDFGHVQIADVPGRGQPGTGDLAYADVLAALEAAGYTGFVGLEYRPVGPSADSFGWLPTKENA, from the coding sequence ATGCGCTACGACGTCAACCTGTCCATCCTGTTCACCGAGCTGCCACTCCTCGAACGGCCCGCCGCCGCTCGCGCCGCCGGATTCGAGGCGGTCGAGCTGTGGTGGCCGTTCCCGGTCCCGGTGCCCGGGGACCGTGAGATCGACGCGCTGCTCAGCGCCCTCGACGACGCGGGCGTACGGCTCGTCGGTCTCAACTTCGACGCCGGCGACATGGCCGCCGGAGACCGCGGGCTGGTCTCCCGCCCGTACGACTCCGCGCGGTTCCGTGCCAACATCGACGTGACCGTGGGCATCGCCGAGGCCACGGGCTGCCGGGTGCTGAACGCCCTGTACGGAAAGCGCGTCCACGGGCTGGATCCCCACGCCCAGGACGACCTGGCCATCACCAACCTCGGCCTGGCGGCGGAGGCGGCGCGGCGCTGCGACGCCACGGTGGTCGTGGAGGCGCTCAACTCCCACGAGAACGCCGGTTATCCGCTGACCTCGTCGCATGCGGCGCTCTCCGTCATCGACCGGGTCCGCGACCAGGCCGGCACGGGCAACGTCGCGTTCCTCGCCGACCTCTATCACCTCGCCCGTATGGGCGAGGACCCTCTCACCGTCATCGGCCGCCATGCCCCCGACTTCGGGCACGTCCAGATCGCCGACGTGCCCGGACGCGGCCAGCCCGGCACCGGAGACCTCGCGTACGCCGACGTGCTCGCCGCACTCGAGGCCGCCGGGTACACGGGCTTCGTCGGCCTGGAGTACCGGCCCGTGGGGCCGAGCGCGGACAGCTTCGGATGGCTCCCCACCAAGGAGAACGCGTGA
- a CDS encoding 2-hydroxy-3-oxopropionate reductase, giving the protein MKNIGFIGLGIMGGPMAANLARAGHSVVGYDLGPDRVERLTDAGGRGAADLAEAVAGADVVITMLPDSPDVEGVALGPDGIMRQARPGSLYIDMSTVRPETGRRLAQAGAVTGVHVLDAPVSGGEPGAVEGRLSIMVGGAEEDFATAMPLFEVLGATIVHVGPAGAGQTVKAANQLVVGGVYALVAEALVLLEASGVDGKTGLDVLAGGLAGSRILDLKRESMVNREFAPGFRVDLHHKDMGIALAAAREAGVALPMTGLVAQVMAAARAQGYGSLDHSALLKVIENLSGKDQA; this is encoded by the coding sequence GTGAAGAACATCGGTTTCATCGGACTGGGCATCATGGGCGGCCCGATGGCGGCGAACCTGGCGCGGGCCGGTCACTCCGTCGTCGGCTACGACCTGGGCCCGGACCGCGTCGAACGGCTCACCGACGCGGGCGGCCGCGGCGCGGCCGACCTGGCCGAGGCCGTCGCGGGCGCGGACGTGGTCATCACCATGCTCCCGGACTCTCCGGACGTGGAGGGTGTGGCGCTCGGCCCGGACGGCATCATGCGGCAGGCCCGGCCGGGCTCGCTCTACATCGACATGAGCACGGTGCGCCCGGAGACGGGCCGCCGGCTCGCGCAGGCGGGCGCGGTCACCGGCGTGCACGTGCTGGACGCCCCGGTCAGCGGCGGTGAGCCGGGCGCCGTCGAGGGACGCCTCTCCATCATGGTGGGCGGCGCCGAGGAGGACTTCGCCACCGCCATGCCGCTGTTCGAGGTCCTCGGCGCCACGATCGTCCACGTCGGTCCCGCGGGCGCGGGCCAGACCGTCAAGGCCGCCAACCAGCTCGTCGTCGGCGGCGTCTACGCGCTGGTCGCCGAGGCGCTCGTGCTGCTGGAGGCGTCGGGTGTCGACGGCAAGACCGGCCTCGACGTCCTCGCCGGCGGCCTGGCGGGCAGCCGCATTCTCGACCTCAAACGCGAGTCGATGGTGAACCGCGAGTTCGCTCCCGGGTTCCGCGTCGACCTGCACCACAAGGACATGGGCATCGCGCTGGCGGCCGCGCGGGAGGCGGGTGTCGCCCTGCCGATGACCGGGCTCGTCGCCCAGGTCATGGCCGCGGCCCGCGCCCAGGGGTACGGCTCGCTCGACCACTCCGCCCTGCTCAAAGTGATCGAGAACCTCTCCGGGAAGGACCAGGCGTGA